The stretch of DNA ACTCCTATTGGTTGATGGATTTGGCGGGGTGTAATCCCCACCGCTTTTCAAACAAGCCTCTTTTCTATTGGATAGCGTAGCCATGACGTAGACGTATATAAGCAGGATAAATATAgtaactgatatatttttttctgaggatCCGTGCGGTGTGGAAGGTAGCAGTACATGTTGAGTTATTTTACTCttccacatacagtatttccCAGTTATCcatataatttataaatgaGAACCACGATGAACTTTCTCCTACCGTGCCGGTCTACTTTACTTGAATATTTGAACATTTCTGGTTCTCTTGCTGCTGGTCATATGCGGTGAGAAACAAATTTTAGCAATCAGGGGAGTTAGCAAAGCAGTGTTAGTGGCGTGAACACGGAAATCGCACGCATCTTATAACTGTACACAGTATTGGATGGACTTTTTACTCTAGACGACAGCTACTTGAACTTAAAACAGTCTCGGCTCCACGTTGTTAACAAGCTAAAAACTGGGCTTTAAAAAAGTTTGCCTTTCAAATGGAATATAAAATGGATGCACATCGGATAATGAGCATATCCCTGGGGAAGATTTACAATTCCAGGGTGCAGCGAGGCGGAATCAAACTGCACAAAAATCTACTGGTATCTCTGGTTCTACGGAGCGCCCGGGAGGTTTGCTTCAGTGGCTACTGCGGCGACGTCTCTCCGAGCGCCCCGCACTTCGGAGAGACGGAGCGGGAAGAGCTGACAAAAGAGTCGGACCAGGACGAACTGGTCGTATCTGAGCCCTCAGAAGACTGCGGTGAGTTACCCCCATATTCAGGCAGCCGCCAAGACGAATACCCAAGAGGGGAAACGACGGCCCGGGCGCAACAGAGCGCCGGGAAAGATGCATCAGATTCGGATTATAGCTGCAGAGCGACTCGGAGTATGGACAAGGAGGATCCATCCACTTCCACGGACTCTCCAGTTTCCACGTACGATCTGCTAACTGCTAACCAGGCTTCACCGAAAAGTATGGTGGCAGACGCGCCTCTTAGCGTAACTGTTGTAGATGGGTGTCGGGGAGAGTGCCAGGAGGCGGGCGACAGCAGCTGTGGGACGGACGTTGTCGAGTGCCATGTCCAAGTGCCCGAATCGTACCGCTCGGCATCTGAttgcaaattaaaaagaaaaagaaacgcGGAAGATTCGCCACGCGTGGATTCcccacagaagaaaaacaaacagagctcaCCCCCGACCCCGGTTAACGAGGGGGACAATGACGAGGAAGACGAAATGGACACAAGCAACGTGTCCAGCCTCATCAATATATTTGGTGCGGGGTTTTCAGGACTATTGAGTAAGAAGAGCACTGAAACGGAGTCAGAAGCGGACGAATCTGACTCAGGTTC from Megalops cyprinoides isolate fMegCyp1 chromosome 20, fMegCyp1.pri, whole genome shotgun sequence encodes:
- the LOC118795876 gene encoding immediate early response gene 5 protein-like translates to MEYKMDAHRIMSISLGKIYNSRVQRGGIKLHKNLLVSLVLRSAREVCFSGYCGDVSPSAPHFGETEREELTKESDQDELVVSEPSEDCGELPPYSGSRQDEYPRGETTARAQQSAGKDASDSDYSCRATRSMDKEDPSTSTDSPVSTYDLLTANQASPKSMVADAPLSVTVVDGCRGECQEAGDSSCGTDVVECHVQVPESYRSASDCKLKRKRNAEDSPRVDSPQKKNKQSSPPTPVNEGDNDEEDEMDTSNVSSLINIFGAGFSGLLSKKSTETESEADESDSGSGQVCGDLALSNLNPWTTAIEAF